One segment of Thermosynechococcus sp. HN-54 DNA contains the following:
- a CDS encoding DUF3086 domain-containing protein produces MTDDPTVTAPSEPTPEELTALKAQRDALKAEIQALDAEFHRLVHDRLKSLEERQQSLQLTIEQLERRKERIEQELRRNFVGASQELAIRVQGFKEFLVKSMQELAATVEEMELLPPTPAIAETAPAPEETATTPPKLVLDEGFQEEADRIRRLLEQYRSSPNYYGPPWQLRRTFEQVHAERVESWFFDLGGRGALRSLPSRLQNILVASAIISILRNFYGDMLRVLVLADSPERLGDWRRGLQDCLGINRQDFGPDQGVALFESADALAFRADRLEQEDYIPLILIDDSQPQVSLSLLQYPLLLGFAPGPQLRPSRSSDFFE; encoded by the coding sequence ATGACGGATGACCCTACGGTGACCGCTCCCTCTGAACCCACCCCAGAGGAACTAACTGCCCTCAAAGCTCAACGCGATGCCCTCAAAGCTGAAATTCAAGCCCTCGATGCTGAGTTTCATCGTCTCGTCCACGATCGCCTCAAGTCCCTTGAAGAGCGGCAACAAAGTCTGCAACTCACCATTGAGCAACTAGAACGGCGCAAGGAACGCATTGAACAGGAGCTACGCCGCAACTTTGTGGGTGCCTCCCAAGAACTCGCGATTCGAGTGCAGGGGTTCAAGGAATTTCTAGTCAAGAGCATGCAGGAGTTGGCGGCCACGGTTGAGGAAATGGAATTGCTGCCCCCGACGCCGGCTATAGCGGAAACTGCCCCTGCTCCAGAAGAAACAGCGACAACGCCGCCCAAGTTAGTTCTTGATGAGGGATTTCAGGAGGAAGCGGATCGGATTCGCCGTTTGCTAGAGCAATATCGCAGTAGCCCCAACTACTATGGCCCCCCTTGGCAGTTGCGACGCACGTTTGAGCAAGTTCACGCTGAGCGGGTAGAAAGTTGGTTCTTTGATCTCGGAGGACGGGGTGCTCTGCGATCGCTCCCCAGTCGTTTGCAGAACATCCTTGTTGCCTCGGCGATCATCTCAATCCTGCGGAACTTCTATGGTGATATGCTGCGGGTCTTAGTCTTGGCAGACTCGCCAGAGCGTCTAGGAGACTGGCGACGGGGCTTGCAGGACTGCTTAGGAATTAACCGTCAAGATTTTGGCCCCGATCAGGGGGTGGCGCTCTTTGAATCTGCGGATGCTTTGGCCTTTCGGGCCGATCGCCTCGAGCAGGAGGATTACATTCCCCTAATTCTCATTGATGATTCCCAACCCCAAGTCAGCCTTTCTCTGCTGCAATATCCCTTGCTCTTGGGCTTTGCCCCTGGACCCCAGTTACGTCCTAGCCGTAGTTCTGATTTCTTTGAGTAG
- a CDS encoding DarT ssDNA thymidine ADP-ribosyltransferase family protein, with product MPEFKIKSLYYITHVNNLPSIFQHGILAHEQVVERGLSPTPIYNAEIVARRQHRLTPNGQSLWQYANLYFQPRNPMLYKVLSEINKSNVVILGIKPRVLDTKGTLIALGNAAHSVTEIRDVKTGLQIIYRDYWSILYNDWWKTEDGTKRKIMAECLIPKVVPPTEIHSVYVVNQEMAERLRQQFSSVEVVVEPHMFFQPRRRAAITSHLSWVDGDMFFSQMQTLTISVNTVGVMGKGLASRAKYQFPDMYVVYQDVCKKKQLTMGKPYLYKREASLDSDLADEPLSLPNLNANKWFLLFPTKTHWKQSSDITGIERGLQWLVDSYQAEGIQSLAVPALGCGLGGLDWREIGPLMCRYLSQMQIQVAIYLPQEQEVPAEFLTRDFLLAA from the coding sequence ATGCCTGAATTCAAGATCAAAAGCTTGTATTACATTACCCATGTGAACAACCTTCCCTCTATCTTCCAACATGGAATCCTTGCACATGAGCAAGTCGTAGAACGCGGTCTTTCCCCCACACCCATCTATAACGCAGAAATCGTTGCGCGTCGGCAACACCGTCTCACGCCAAATGGTCAGAGTCTATGGCAGTATGCCAACCTCTATTTTCAACCCCGAAATCCCATGCTTTATAAAGTACTCAGTGAAATCAATAAAAGCAATGTTGTCATTTTAGGAATTAAACCCCGTGTCCTAGATACCAAAGGAACCTTGATTGCTTTAGGGAATGCAGCCCACTCAGTTACTGAAATCCGCGATGTTAAAACTGGATTACAAATCATCTATCGCGATTATTGGAGCATTCTCTATAATGACTGGTGGAAAACTGAAGATGGCACAAAACGAAAAATTATGGCAGAATGCCTGATTCCAAAAGTGGTTCCCCCCACTGAGATTCATTCTGTCTATGTTGTAAATCAAGAGATGGCAGAGCGCCTTCGACAACAGTTCAGTTCTGTCGAAGTCGTAGTTGAACCACACATGTTTTTCCAGCCCCGACGACGTGCTGCAATTACGAGCCATCTATCTTGGGTGGATGGAGATATGTTCTTCTCCCAAATGCAAACCTTAACAATTAGTGTCAATACTGTCGGTGTGATGGGTAAGGGATTAGCCTCACGGGCAAAATATCAATTTCCGGATATGTACGTCGTCTATCAAGATGTCTGCAAGAAAAAGCAACTTACAATGGGCAAACCATATTTGTATAAACGTGAAGCTTCCCTAGACAGCGATTTAGCGGATGAGCCTTTGAGCTTACCCAACTTGAATGCTAATAAATGGTTTTTACTCTTTCCGACTAAAACTCACTGGAAACAATCGTCTGACATTACAGGAATTGAGCGAGGCTTGCAATGGTTAGTGGATAGCTATCAAGCAGAAGGCATTCAATCTCTTGCTGTTCCCGCCCTTGGCTGCGGCTTGGGGGGTCTAGACTGGAGAGAAATAGGACCACTGATGTGTCGTTATCTTTCACAAATGCAGATTCAAGTTGCTATTTACTTGCCCCAAGAACAAGAGGTGCCGGCAGAGTTTTTAACGAGGGATTTTCTACTAGCCGCCTAA
- a CDS encoding DUF3119 family protein encodes MQGTSLATVRLQPSFAVPMGVLLLSLPLWWLRWWLGLPLALFALFLAVQAATLRLEFTATALDVYRGSQQIRHFPYQQWQHWEVFWPAFPVLFYFREVKNIHFLPILFDAKTLVQCLQERCPRTAFISTVRNDG; translated from the coding sequence ATGCAAGGAACCTCCTTGGCCACTGTTCGTCTTCAACCCTCATTTGCTGTCCCTATGGGGGTTCTGCTGTTGAGTTTGCCCCTGTGGTGGCTGCGCTGGTGGCTGGGCTTGCCCCTTGCCCTGTTTGCGCTATTCTTGGCTGTGCAGGCGGCGACGCTGCGCTTGGAGTTTACGGCAACCGCTCTCGATGTCTATCGCGGCAGCCAACAGATTCGCCACTTTCCCTATCAACAATGGCAGCACTGGGAGGTCTTTTGGCCAGCCTTTCCCGTCCTCTTTTATTTTCGGGAGGTCAAGAATATCCACTTTCTGCCGATTCTGTTTGACGCCAAAACTTTAGTACAATGCCTGCAAGAACGCTGCCCACGCACAGCCTTTATTTCCACGGTTCGCAATGACGGATGA
- a CDS encoding beta-ketoacyl-ACP synthase encodes MNVVITGIGLWTALGESAIATWQRYCQGKTALIATPDGLVGATTLAVEKIIATTTTQALNDAKLTAPLGGAGVVVGSSRGFQAQWERWLRQPSLSRQTWLQTLPAAVSQQVAQIAGIQGIVLNPTAACATGLWAIAQGAFLIEQGRCDLVLAGGVESAVSPLTLAGFRQLGVLAQERAAPFDRQRQGFGLAAGGAIVVLESEARARSRGIEPYARIVGVGLSADAENIAAPSVNQTGALLAIQKALAQAQLTPPDIDCIHSHGTGTLRNDAAEAAWIQTLFGQAIPVTSHKGALGHTLGAAGAIAIALSCLSLREQQIPPCVGCQTPDFNLDIVQQTRSAHLEHILCCSYGFGGQNAVIVLAHP; translated from the coding sequence GTGAATGTTGTTATTACTGGCATTGGGCTGTGGACAGCGCTGGGGGAGAGTGCGATCGCCACGTGGCAGCGCTATTGTCAGGGGAAAACGGCACTGATAGCCACGCCTGACGGGCTGGTGGGAGCAACAACCTTGGCGGTCGAGAAAATCATTGCAACGACGACGACTCAAGCGCTCAACGATGCAAAATTAACAGCTCCCCTGGGCGGTGCTGGGGTAGTGGTCGGATCCAGTCGGGGCTTTCAAGCTCAGTGGGAAAGATGGTTACGGCAGCCTTCTCTTTCGCGACAGACTTGGTTACAAACCTTACCCGCCGCTGTATCTCAGCAAGTGGCACAAATTGCCGGCATTCAAGGGATAGTTCTCAACCCCACAGCCGCCTGTGCCACAGGATTATGGGCGATTGCCCAAGGGGCATTCCTCATTGAACAGGGCAGGTGTGATCTAGTGTTGGCGGGCGGGGTCGAGTCGGCGGTCTCGCCCTTAACCTTAGCCGGGTTTCGCCAGTTGGGGGTATTGGCTCAGGAGCGGGCAGCTCCCTTCGATCGCCAGCGGCAGGGATTTGGCTTAGCGGCCGGCGGTGCCATTGTGGTTTTAGAGTCCGAGGCACGGGCGCGATCGCGAGGCATTGAACCCTATGCCCGAATTGTTGGGGTGGGTCTAAGTGCCGATGCCGAGAATATCGCCGCTCCCAGCGTCAACCAGACAGGTGCCCTCCTTGCCATTCAAAAAGCCTTGGCTCAGGCTCAGCTGACACCGCCAGACATTGACTGTATCCATAGTCACGGTACGGGCACACTGCGCAATGATGCTGCTGAAGCGGCTTGGATTCAGACCCTCTTTGGCCAAGCCATTCCCGTCACCAGTCACAAAGGTGCCCTTGGGCACACCCTCGGTGCTGCGGGCGCGATCGCGATTGCCCTCTCATGCTTATCCTTACGGGAGCAGCAAATTCCCCCCTGCGTTGGCTGTCAGACCCCCGACTTCAACTTGGACATTGTCCAACAGACACGTTCTGCCCATTTAGAGCACATTCTCTGCTGTAGTTATGGCTTTGGCGGGCAAAACGCCGTGATTGTCCTCGCCCATCCCTAA
- a CDS encoding FtsX-like permease family protein, translated as MVSLARKNLLEDFSRFLVAQLGITFAVSLVTVQTGLLEGFGRSATLLVNRSQADFWIASNELRYFGLTLPIEYQVVLDAQAVEGVAAAEPLLIQSAMWRRSETEAIDPVQVVGLEPRGTLLPLTTVAGAALTELEKPYSVIVDRIDLNALSLTALGEQGRVNNYPATVIGWSRGVKSIVSSPYVFTSLETANLYLNFPRFDTSEPIPEFLPLVSPSTRITYVMVKAKPGEDLAKVQERLRAAFPNYQVLSRAALTEMTRRYWLASTSVGFILGLGAGVGMVVGVVIVSQILYSSVSDRLQEYGTLKAMGASDWYLYRIIIEQALWMAVLGYLPGLGLCWGLGIWTMHARAIQIVITPQLALAVFSATVAMCVSASLLAIQKVMRLDPAQVFRA; from the coding sequence ATGGTCTCCCTTGCCCGCAAAAATCTCTTAGAAGACTTTAGCCGCTTTCTTGTTGCCCAACTAGGTATTACGTTTGCCGTTAGCCTCGTCACGGTTCAAACTGGACTCCTTGAGGGATTTGGTCGCTCCGCCACTCTCTTGGTGAATAGAAGCCAAGCGGATTTCTGGATTGCCTCGAACGAGCTGCGTTATTTTGGCCTGACGTTACCCATTGAGTATCAAGTTGTCCTCGATGCCCAAGCAGTTGAAGGGGTTGCAGCCGCAGAACCGCTCCTGATCCAATCAGCTATGTGGCGGCGTTCAGAGACAGAGGCGATCGATCCGGTGCAAGTGGTTGGCCTTGAACCTAGGGGAACGTTGCTGCCTTTGACAACCGTTGCTGGTGCAGCCCTGACGGAGCTAGAGAAACCCTACAGTGTCATTGTGGATCGCATTGACCTCAATGCCCTTTCCCTCACAGCTCTAGGGGAGCAAGGTCGCGTGAATAACTACCCAGCGACGGTCATTGGCTGGAGCCGTGGTGTGAAATCAATTGTCTCTAGCCCCTATGTCTTTACTTCCCTAGAAACTGCCAATCTTTATCTAAATTTTCCTCGATTTGACACGAGTGAACCGATACCGGAATTTTTGCCCCTTGTCTCCCCTAGTACCCGTATCACCTATGTCATGGTGAAAGCTAAGCCGGGAGAAGATTTAGCAAAGGTACAGGAGCGATTGCGGGCAGCCTTTCCCAACTATCAAGTGCTCAGTCGTGCTGCCCTGACTGAAATGACGCGGCGCTATTGGTTGGCCAGTACCAGTGTGGGGTTCATTTTGGGACTAGGAGCAGGGGTGGGCATGGTTGTAGGGGTCGTGATTGTTAGTCAGATTCTCTATTCCTCGGTGAGCGATCGCCTCCAGGAATATGGCACGCTCAAAGCCATGGGTGCCTCTGACTGGTATTTGTATCGAATCATTATTGAACAAGCTCTCTGGATGGCTGTACTGGGGTACCTACCCGGCCTAGGCCTCTGCTGGGGACTCGGCATCTGGACCATGCACGCCCGTGCCATCCAAATTGTCATTACACCCCAACTTGCCTTAGCCGTTTTTAGTGCCACCGTGGCCATGTGTGTCAGTGCTTCGCTATTGGCGATTCAAAAAGTGATGCGTCTTGATCCCGCCCAAGTTTTTCGAGCTTGA
- a CDS encoding biotin--[acetyl-CoA-carboxylase] ligase, producing the protein MTFPWLVWLETCESTNTWALQHADQLYGGQVIYTQAQTHGRGQYNRSWQSPKGVLTASFILPQSRTIAAPSLQAGIAVMRALSALRPQVDRELQLKWPNDVIARGKKLAGILCESRSPWLVVGIGLNRCVDVAAMGLPQAISLHTLLYPSQEVPTDLELLAAIRAELLWCWQGLQWAGISAERDFLRGRSLTLVQGEQEWQGIGVGISDRGTLQVRLSNGEVREFSSGHVIYNP; encoded by the coding sequence ATGACCTTTCCTTGGTTGGTGTGGCTAGAAACCTGTGAGAGCACGAATACGTGGGCATTGCAGCATGCCGATCAACTCTATGGTGGTCAAGTCATCTATACTCAGGCTCAAACCCACGGCCGCGGTCAGTACAACCGCTCTTGGCAATCTCCGAAGGGGGTGTTAACAGCCTCATTTATCCTCCCCCAATCGCGGACGATCGCCGCCCCAAGTCTTCAAGCAGGAATAGCCGTGATGCGAGCGCTAAGTGCATTGCGACCGCAGGTGGATCGGGAGTTACAACTGAAGTGGCCAAATGATGTGATAGCACGGGGCAAAAAACTCGCGGGGATTCTCTGTGAAAGTCGCTCCCCTTGGCTGGTGGTGGGAATTGGTCTCAACCGCTGTGTTGATGTTGCAGCAATGGGTCTTCCTCAGGCCATTAGCCTCCACACGCTCCTCTATCCGTCTCAGGAGGTTCCTACGGATTTGGAACTCTTAGCAGCAATTCGCGCTGAACTCCTTTGGTGCTGGCAAGGGTTACAGTGGGCGGGGATCTCGGCGGAACGCGATTTTTTACGCGGGCGATCGCTCACCCTTGTCCAAGGAGAACAGGAATGGCAAGGAATCGGCGTGGGCATTAGCGATCGCGGGACATTACAGGTGCGCCTCAGCAATGGCGAAGTGCGGGAATTTAGCAGTGGCCATGTGATCTACAACCCCTAG
- the cutA gene encoding divalent-cation tolerance protein CutA, translating into MIDIIKGDARTVGLETATEYCVVIVTTATETEALSLADQLVAEHLAACVQVLPIRSIYRWQGAVHRDSEWQLLIKTRTALFEQVRDRLLTLHSYEVPEIIALPIIAGSPTYLSWIKDQTQKISRG; encoded by the coding sequence ATGATCGACATCATCAAGGGTGACGCGAGGACAGTAGGCTTGGAAACGGCAACAGAGTACTGTGTGGTGATTGTTACCACTGCTACGGAAACTGAAGCACTCTCTTTAGCCGATCAACTGGTGGCTGAGCACCTAGCCGCCTGTGTGCAGGTTCTACCTATTCGATCAATATACCGCTGGCAGGGGGCAGTGCATCGCGATTCCGAATGGCAACTGCTGATTAAAACCCGTACTGCCCTGTTTGAGCAGGTGCGCGATCGCCTCCTGACATTACACAGTTATGAAGTTCCAGAAATCATTGCCCTGCCAATTATTGCCGGTTCTCCTACCTACTTGAGTTGGATCAAAGACCAAACTCAAAAAATCTCTAGAGGTTAA
- a CDS encoding NYN domain-containing protein, which yields MTWQHWYIPPLGAIVAGSLAVTLTREPLPVVVVSSAGALVGTWVQDRQRHSLTPQIEDLLQRLEERLEHLETQTSGNGSRCTAIFYDIENLIKGYNIKAADVAKISLAAIQAHIRQAYPIERVLLQRAYANWSDARLGSLRREMHQLGIEPVQVFGFSYENRKNAADIQLAIDVVDLIFQDDRFDTFVIVSGDGGFGSLAKKLRQYGKTVIGCAYEDAAGKSFQAICDAFVHIPDPTLKPRPPVPSPASPIEAPPPSIPPSAIPLDPDNRRLCADLSVSLARHAEGAIAKTREILDWYRRDPECSKLLREEGLPISKVQGAVQALLPNFDILLLGMVKFSEYLRYVCKNTIFCVFHRQGSANQLRLGLREHLPPAAVVMANFEKRPLHSLATYRALLSHARVAIAPPHTLAYVLACLLDHRDRAATLEELATMIEKTAPTELSRSQIEIALNNCQAANILVPAPHTGDRYFVAAKITTLPEGYAALAQWLDQTLRVFFERVGGQPKPELLRALIEPSVSVPK from the coding sequence ATGACATGGCAGCACTGGTACATACCGCCTTTGGGGGCGATTGTGGCGGGTTCGCTCGCCGTTACTCTAACCCGTGAACCACTGCCTGTGGTGGTGGTCAGTTCTGCGGGGGCCTTGGTGGGCACATGGGTGCAAGATCGTCAACGTCATTCCCTAACCCCCCAGATTGAAGACCTCCTCCAACGTTTAGAGGAAAGACTGGAACACCTTGAAACCCAAACTTCTGGGAATGGCTCGCGTTGTACCGCTATTTTCTACGACATTGAAAACCTGATCAAAGGCTACAACATCAAAGCCGCAGATGTGGCCAAAATCTCCCTCGCTGCCATCCAAGCCCATATTCGCCAAGCGTATCCCATTGAGCGGGTGCTGCTGCAACGTGCCTATGCCAACTGGAGTGATGCCCGCCTTGGGTCGCTGCGCCGGGAGATGCACCAATTGGGCATTGAACCTGTACAGGTCTTTGGTTTTTCCTACGAAAATCGCAAAAATGCTGCTGATATTCAATTGGCCATTGATGTGGTGGATTTGATTTTTCAGGATGACCGCTTTGATACGTTTGTGATTGTCTCCGGCGATGGTGGCTTTGGCTCCCTTGCCAAGAAGTTACGGCAGTACGGCAAAACAGTCATTGGCTGTGCCTACGAAGATGCGGCGGGCAAGAGTTTTCAGGCCATTTGTGATGCCTTTGTCCACATCCCTGATCCAACCCTAAAACCCCGCCCGCCTGTCCCTAGTCCCGCTTCCCCCATTGAAGCTCCGCCGCCGAGCATCCCACCCTCCGCCATTCCCTTAGATCCCGATAATCGTCGTTTGTGTGCGGATTTGAGTGTCAGCTTGGCTCGCCATGCCGAGGGGGCGATCGCCAAAACGCGGGAGATTCTCGATTGGTATCGCCGTGATCCAGAGTGCAGTAAACTCCTGCGGGAAGAAGGGCTACCCATTAGCAAAGTCCAAGGGGCGGTGCAAGCCCTACTGCCCAACTTTGACATTTTGCTGTTGGGGATGGTCAAGTTCTCGGAATACTTGCGCTACGTCTGCAAAAACACGATCTTCTGCGTTTTTCATCGTCAGGGCAGTGCCAATCAACTGCGTCTTGGCCTACGGGAGCATTTACCCCCTGCTGCTGTGGTGATGGCCAATTTTGAAAAGCGTCCCCTCCATAGTCTGGCAACCTATCGCGCGCTCTTGAGTCACGCACGGGTGGCGATCGCCCCGCCGCACACCTTGGCCTATGTTTTGGCTTGCCTCCTTGACCATCGCGATCGCGCTGCTACTCTAGAAGAACTGGCCACCATGATTGAGAAAACCGCGCCAACGGAGCTTAGTCGCAGTCAAATTGAGATTGCTTTGAATAACTGCCAAGCGGCGAATATTCTCGTGCCAGCTCCCCACACGGGCGATCGCTATTTTGTCGCTGCGAAAATCACAACACTCCCCGAAGGCTATGCAGCACTGGCGCAGTGGCTAGATCAGACCCTTCGGGTGTTTTTTGAACGGGTGGGGGGACAGCCGAAACCAGAACTCTTGCGGGCATTAATTGAGCCATCGGTTTCCGTTCCTAAGTAG
- a CDS encoding glycosyl hydrolase family 57, which yields MPRPTLPWSTCPPQGEPVLSGWEQQLSQLPRQSPLPPQTIAPIRAAFACALHMHQPTIPAGEGERLISHLQYMLLHPEEGDNHNATQFLWCYRRMGDWIPQLVAEGCQPRIMLDYSGNLLWGLEQMGQEDVLDALRRITVDAYAPYVEWLGTCWGHAVIPSTPIADIELHIRAWQHQFVALFGVKALQRVQGFSLPEMHLPNHPDMLFTLVTCLKRCGYSWLLVQEHSVEQLDGSPLPDAAKYVPNVLVARNSQGQVAEIPVLIKTQGSDTKLVAQMQPYHEARQLATHWQAPLSPPCVSQIADGENGGVMMNEYPRDFMPVWHEIKANPQAGVVGLNGSEYLALLAAQGVTSDQFPRCQAVHQPLLWQTLGDSPMTPERVAAAIAHLEQTNPHFSMEGVSWTNHLSWVKGYETVLQPMERLSAEFHRIYDPLVAANPQITQTPAYREALLYVLTSQTSCFRYWGSGRWTDYAKTICDRGMALLKETSF from the coding sequence ATGCCCCGCCCTACCCTCCCTTGGTCAACCTGTCCGCCTCAAGGGGAACCTGTTCTCAGTGGTTGGGAACAGCAGCTGAGCCAGCTCCCTCGCCAATCTCCTTTGCCGCCTCAAACGATCGCCCCCATTCGCGCCGCCTTTGCCTGTGCGCTCCACATGCACCAACCAACCATTCCGGCGGGGGAAGGAGAACGCCTGATCAGTCACTTGCAGTATATGCTGCTGCATCCCGAAGAGGGAGACAATCACAACGCGACTCAATTTCTCTGGTGTTATCGGCGCATGGGGGACTGGATTCCCCAGTTAGTGGCTGAAGGTTGTCAACCCCGCATTATGCTGGATTACTCTGGCAACCTTCTCTGGGGTCTAGAGCAAATGGGACAGGAGGATGTGCTCGACGCCCTGCGGCGGATTACCGTCGATGCTTATGCTCCCTACGTGGAATGGCTGGGCACCTGCTGGGGACATGCGGTGATTCCCTCCACTCCAATCGCCGACATTGAGTTGCATATTCGCGCTTGGCAGCATCAATTTGTGGCACTCTTTGGCGTTAAGGCGCTGCAACGGGTACAGGGCTTTTCGCTGCCAGAAATGCACCTCCCGAACCATCCGGATATGCTCTTTACCTTGGTGACCTGCCTCAAACGCTGTGGATACAGTTGGTTGCTGGTACAGGAGCACAGTGTCGAACAGTTGGACGGTTCACCCCTGCCCGATGCTGCTAAATATGTGCCCAATGTGTTGGTGGCTCGTAACTCCCAAGGGCAGGTGGCGGAAATCCCGGTGCTGATTAAAACCCAAGGCTCGGATACGAAACTTGTGGCGCAAATGCAGCCTTATCACGAAGCTAGGCAGCTGGCCACTCACTGGCAAGCCCCCCTGTCTCCCCCCTGTGTGAGTCAAATTGCCGATGGTGAAAATGGCGGTGTAATGATGAATGAATATCCCCGCGATTTTATGCCGGTGTGGCATGAAATCAAGGCCAATCCACAGGCGGGTGTGGTGGGTCTCAATGGCAGTGAGTACCTTGCCCTCTTGGCGGCTCAGGGGGTGACTAGTGATCAATTTCCTCGCTGTCAAGCGGTACACCAACCTCTACTCTGGCAGACCTTAGGGGATAGCCCAATGACGCCAGAAAGGGTTGCGGCGGCGATCGCCCACCTCGAACAAACCAATCCCCACTTCTCCATGGAGGGTGTCTCTTGGACGAATCACCTCAGTTGGGTCAAGGGCTATGAGACAGTTCTGCAACCGATGGAACGCCTGAGTGCCGAGTTTCACCGCATCTATGATCCTTTAGTGGCGGCCAATCCCCAAATCACCCAAACCCCTGCCTATCGGGAGGCACTGCTCTATGTGCTCACGTCACAAACGAGTTGTTTTCGCTACTGGGGGAGTGGTCGCTGGACAGACTATGCAAAAACGATTTGCGATCGCGGGATGGCACTGCTGAAGGAAACTAGCTTTTGA
- the dxs gene encoding 1-deoxy-D-xylulose-5-phosphate synthase, whose product MHLSELTHPNQLHGLSIAQLTQIAAQIRDKHLETVAATGGHLGPGLGVVELTLALYQTLDLDRDRVVWDVGHQAYPHKMLTGRYNNFHTLRQKGGIAGYLNLRESPFDHFGAGHASTSISAALGMAIARDLKGEKFKVVAIIGDGALTGGMALEAINHAGHLPHTNLMVVLNDNEMSISPNVGAIPRYLNKIRLSPQVQFITDNLEEQFKHIPFFGENLTPEMQRIKEGMKRLAVPKVGAVFEELGFTYVGPVDGHNLEELITTFQHAHTIPGPVLVHVATVKGKGYAIAEKDKVGYHAQNPFDLVTGKAKPSSKPKPPSYSKVFGETLTKLAENDPRIIGITAAMATGTGLDILQKRVPKQYIDVGIAEQHAVTMAAGMATQGMRPVAAIYSTFLQRAYDQIVHDVCIQKLPVFFCMDRAGIVGADGPTHQGMYDIAYLRCLPNMVLMAPKDEAELQRMIVTGINYIEGPIALRYPRGNGYGVALMEEGWEPLEIGKGELLRPGEDILLVAYGSMVYPAMQVAEILKEHGMSAAVINARFAKPLDTELILPLAKQIGRVVTLEEGCLMGGFGSAVLEALQEADILVPVLRLGVPDILVEHASPDESKADLGLTPPQMAKTIMQKFGVAQPTVVTAS is encoded by the coding sequence CTACCAAACCCTTGACTTAGACAGAGATCGCGTGGTTTGGGATGTGGGACATCAAGCCTACCCCCACAAGATGCTAACGGGTCGCTACAACAATTTCCATACCCTGCGGCAAAAAGGGGGGATTGCTGGCTATCTCAATCTACGGGAAAGTCCCTTTGATCACTTTGGGGCAGGTCATGCCTCCACGAGTATTTCGGCAGCTTTGGGGATGGCGATCGCCCGCGATCTCAAAGGAGAGAAGTTCAAAGTCGTGGCCATTATTGGCGATGGTGCGCTGACGGGGGGAATGGCGCTAGAAGCGATTAACCATGCCGGCCACTTGCCCCACACTAACCTGATGGTGGTGCTCAACGACAATGAGATGTCCATTTCCCCCAATGTGGGCGCGATTCCCCGCTATCTGAATAAAATCCGCCTCTCACCGCAGGTGCAATTTATTACTGATAACCTCGAAGAGCAGTTCAAACATATCCCCTTCTTTGGTGAAAATCTAACCCCGGAGATGCAGCGCATTAAGGAGGGCATGAAACGCCTTGCGGTTCCTAAGGTGGGTGCCGTCTTTGAGGAATTGGGCTTTACCTACGTTGGTCCGGTGGACGGCCACAATTTGGAAGAACTCATTACCACATTCCAACATGCCCATACGATTCCCGGTCCTGTGCTGGTTCACGTGGCAACGGTTAAGGGCAAAGGCTACGCGATCGCCGAAAAAGACAAGGTGGGCTACCATGCCCAAAATCCCTTTGACCTAGTGACGGGCAAAGCCAAGCCCTCCAGCAAACCCAAGCCCCCTAGCTATTCCAAGGTCTTTGGTGAAACCCTGACCAAATTGGCGGAAAATGACCCGCGCATTATTGGGATTACGGCAGCCATGGCGACGGGAACGGGTTTAGATATTCTGCAAAAACGGGTACCGAAGCAGTACATTGATGTTGGGATTGCCGAGCAACACGCTGTCACGATGGCCGCAGGCATGGCCACCCAAGGAATGCGCCCTGTCGCTGCGATTTACTCCACTTTCTTGCAGCGCGCCTACGATCAAATTGTCCACGATGTCTGCATCCAAAAACTGCCAGTCTTTTTCTGTATGGATCGGGCGGGGATTGTCGGTGCCGATGGCCCAACCCACCAAGGGATGTACGACATTGCCTATTTGCGCTGCCTGCCCAATATGGTGCTGATGGCACCCAAGGACGAGGCGGAACTGCAACGGATGATTGTGACCGGGATCAACTACATCGAGGGCCCGATCGCCCTGCGCTACCCACGCGGCAATGGCTATGGTGTCGCCCTCATGGAGGAAGGCTGGGAACCCCTCGAAATCGGCAAAGGGGAACTCCTACGCCCTGGTGAAGATATTCTCTTGGTGGCCTACGGCTCAATGGTCTATCCGGCGATGCAAGTGGCGGAAATCCTCAAGGAACACGGCATGAGTGCCGCAGTGATCAATGCCCGCTTTGCCAAACCGCTAGATACTGAGTTGATTCTGCCTTTGGCGAAACAAATTGGCCGCGTGGTCACTTTAGAAGAAGGCTGTCTGATGGGGGGCTTCGGCTCAGCGGTACTCGAGGCGCTCCAAGAGGCGGATATTCTGGTGCCGGTGTTGCGTTTGGGAGTACCGGATATCTTGGTGGAACACGCTAGCCCCGATGAATCAAAAGCTGACTTAGGACTCACACCCCCACAAATGGCTAAAACGATCATGCAAAAGTTTGGGGTTGCTCAACCAACGGTTGTCACTGCCTCTTAG